In the genome of Gemmatimonadaceae bacterium, the window ATGTCGGTCTCGCGCGAGGTGCTGCTCGCGGTGCCGGCCGGTCAGCGCGAGGCCGCGCTCGCCCTCGGGGCGACGCGCTGGGAGGCGGTGAGCACCGCCATCGTCCCCTACGCCAAGTCGGGGATCATCGGCGCCGTCATCCTCGGACTCGGCCGCGCGCTCGGCGAGACGATGGCCGTGACGATGCTGATCGGCAACCGGCATGAGGTCGCGGCCTCGCTCTTCGCGCCCGGCTATTCCATGGCGGCCGTGATCGCCAACGAGTTCGCGGACGCCGCCGGCGGACCGATCCACGAGTCGGCGCTGATCTACATGGCACTGCTGCTCTTCGGCGTGACCGTGCTGATCAATGCCGCCGCCCGCCTGATGATCTGGCGTGTGTCGCGCGGACGCGGGAACGCATGCCTCGTGACCATGCGCTCGCGCGATCCGCCGCGGCAAGTCACGGCTCATGGTGTCGCTCATGGGCGTCGCCGTGGTGCTGGCGGTGCTGCCGCTCTTCCTGATCCTCGGCTCGCTCATCCTGAAGGGCGCCTCGTCGCTCTCATTCGGCTTCTTCGTCAACCGGCCCGTGCCGGTCGGCGAGACCGGCGGCGGCGTCGCGCACGCCATCAATGGCACGCTCTTGATTGTCGGCGTGGCCTCGTTGGTTGGCGTGCCGTTGGGCATCGCCGCCGGACTCTACGCCAGCGAGTATCGCGGCACGCGGCTCGCCTGGATCACCCGCTTCGTCGCTGACGTGCTGAACGGCACGCCGTCCATCGTCGTCGGGCTGCTGGCCTGGACCTGGGTGGTCGCCACGCAGCGGCATTTCTCCGCGCTGGCGGGCTCGTTCGCCCTCGCGTTCCTGATGATTCCGATGGTGATGCGCACCACCGAGGAGCTGGTTCGCCTGGTGCCCGACTCGCTGCGCGAGGCGGCGCTCGCGCTTGGGTACACCCGCTGGCGCACCACGCTCGTGGTCGTGCTGCGCACCGCGTTGCCGGGCATCGTCACGGGGTCACTCTTGTCCGTTGCCCGCATCGCCGGGGAAACGGCCCCGCTCCTCTTCACCGCTCTCGGCTCGGAGTATTTTTCGTTCGACCTGGACCGGCCGATGGCCGCGCTTCCCCTGGTGGTGTACAAGTATGCCACCGGACCATATCCAGAGTGGCACAAGCTGGCGTGGACCGCATCGCTGGTCCTGATCCTGGTCGTGCTCGTGCTCAGCATTGCGGCGCGACT includes:
- the pstA gene encoding phosphate ABC transporter permease PstA, which produces MVSLMGVAVVLAVLPLFLILGSLILKGASSLSFGFFVNRPVPVGETGGGVAHAINGTLLIVGVASLVGVPLGIAAGLYASEYRGTRLAWITRFVADVLNGTPSIVVGLLAWTWVVATQRHFSALAGSFALAFLMIPMVMRTTEELVRLVPDSLREAALALGYTRWRTTLVVVLRTALPGIVTGSLLSVARIAGETAPLLFTALGSEYFSFDLDRPMAALPLVVYKYATGPYPEWHKLAWTASLVLILVVLVLSIAARLATRQRFGRRD